The sequence TTTTTTGCTCACCCTCTTagttttttttgtgtaaattgcATATCTTTAAGATTGGTAGGATAAGAAATTAGGGTGGTTCACACATCTTAATTTAACTAGTATAAGAAAACTCTTCTCtcgtttttttcttctttatatgTTTTTCGGTAAAAAGAATTGTATTGAATTAAGTTGAATTCCAATCATATATCTTATTTTGTATTGCTTTCCCTTTTTATTTacgtttttttttcaagttatttggttaaattgaattgaatttaaatcagatattattatgttattttattccttttgaaatttaattttaagcgtTTCCGTTGTTGGTTACATTCGATAGGATAGATAGCTCCAGGGTATAGTTATAAGCAATaattaaattgttaataaaatttaaaatgtttggatgaaaacgtagctttcaataatgcagggctaagtcaaattttggtgttggtgctgcgcttgggCGTGGCAaagtaaggtgaaggtgagtgtttacggaaaatgactgagtgacaggggacagactagtgtcaggtatgggggcactgtaagtagataggagtcggCACAGTGCCCACGgcgcggtgcaagttgcactgcagagggagggaagactccacctgacaggacaggccttcatcttttcccccttttaactctgcccctcaagtatgtttccatatttttCAGCTCTTTCTCCTTGCTTTCCtttacatatgcaggtatgaaccgtttttgttcatgtggctgcgggtgaggtcggtggtgcaataccccacccaagacgacgagctagcctgggcccgcaagcatacctgcttgccgccgctcctcaccaccaaacagtcagccacgtaacatccTCTTTGACCATACCAACCAATTGGCTTTTCACACatccataacctataaatatCTCCTTTAGTGATTTCATAAACTTTTTGGAGATTTTATTGTTGGTTTTCGATACCTTTTTACTAGGATACTTAAAATTTGTGGAGTTTGTTCgttattttttgcattttcctcatttttatgacATTGTAACATGTTTTGGGTTAGGGCCCTAATAACCGATgacaattgatatggataagtgaaaatatggttatgacttgTATGAAATACTGTTCAAGCATTACAATATTTCAGGTATAGCAACCTACAATTCGTATGTCATGTATAGGAAATAATTTAAGGTAGAAGCAGTTTTTAAATTCATGGgtgacagattttttttttttaatttttaagttaatatttttattgccaaacgagagtaaaataaaaaaattttttaaatagaataGTAAGATATGTTTTTGCTTTATAGAACATGTGaaaatgtatgtgtttaaatCGAAAATATAAGTTTTTTGTGGCAAAAAACCAAGTCAACAGAGCCATTCTGTTGGTCCGAAATTGATCCAGATAGATATCAGGATCacagcgttgttgttgcatttgcatattagatttctatccgtatctggatcacgcttcattggaaccaTGATataattaccaggtagaagcagaagtgaaaatgcaaccctcctgtgtattttgttgttgccgatcgTACAAAAACTGCCAATCCTTCTTTCATTTTCTTccgtcaaaagtgatggaagaagaaaaatgtcacatgtaattttcgtcaacaaagccaaaacaaaaaaagaaataagttggtttgctgatgaagctggaggaaaaggCATTTTTAacggaaaataaaattaattagctgatttttaaatgatatatattttatttattgttattttttatttacatatagcagctgaatcatttattcaacgtttccagcgcatcaactcttggtaattctatacgacagcatgacactgataatacgcgtccacaaatatcgagagagttgttaaaagacgcgcattaacctcgacaacaataatccgaaggcggaagtaAAATCTTTTGTGttggtcaagagatatttgcaaaagaagttcgaaatcttcaatttaaaattttcatgtgggcattgtaatgttgatgatatttgtacccacaaaaaaaaattgtgcacataAGTGTTTTTTGCAGATATAGTTttatctccaaaccggtgtttgacccacccagattaattttttataagcgcagccgaaggccgccagcgcaaaaataatatggatcccaccccggtttcgaaGCACTTTGGgtagtttttcggttttttgggaatatcttttgaacaagctaaaatttttcttttccgccttcggattattgttattggatttggtgctgcatgtgatCTTgtactcaaagaaatggaatatgataagaaatttatagattttctttcTAAACGTTTgtatgatcgcatcacttcaagattatcacatggtatatgtaatcatcaacatcaaaattttagaaataaggtttttcaattagaagaaaatttttctaagcggggtcgcccctcggcagtgtttggcaggcgctccggttgtattgctgtcatgaaaagctctcagtgaaaactcatctgccttgcagatgctgttcggagtcggcataaaacatgtaggtcccgtccggccgatttgtaggaaaaatcaataggagcacgacgcaaattggaagagaagctcggccttagatctcttcggaggttatcgcgcattacatttatatatgtaatggtGGTACAGAGCAAAgctatagtggtttattaaatttatcattactgatggccttaaaagatgtggcgttgtctagtgcctcagcatgtacttctgcatcactggaaccttTGTACGTACTACGtacgattggaactgatgaggatttggcacatagttcataatttgaaagtaatttattgttaaatttttataggtttggtattggtcgttttaccaccattgaagaggttgattatattacagatacatgcatcaaacatgtcgaacgtttacgtgaaatgtctccattatgggagatggtgctagaaccaattgatttgaaaaatttccaatggtcgcaacattagttttgtttataatatataaataagggaccgttttgtattaTATGCATCTTTTaacgtatgtatttatattccaaagcagtttaatgtaatGGGAGATACAAATATagttcctactttatctgcctaaggtcgttattttgtagtattaaaattttattggaaaatgatattgctattgctaaatgttttttgtagtggacgttattttcaatacatgtatatatgagtGCTAACGTTATTGTCttcaagagatgttgaaaatttaggatgagattgtatataaaatgctgagtcaatagtatgttcatgaataagtactgatttattttaaaatttcatgtattttgtaaagtaaaaattaagtaatttagtaacctaataaatatcgaagatacataataacgtttaacgttggaaactcgtcgtgtaGGTATTTGAGGTGCATAATTCTTTGAAGGATACGTGCTTCATGTCttgagatgtaatcttttttaattaaaaaaagcacgggcgtgttgaaaatttcaaattgagtcgctatgccacagaactttcgggttcagcgccatttcatggttgttttgatccaatttttcttttggctcctctgttcggaaccgattttgctttcggtttaatttttggatactagttcggttgtagtacttacttcaattacggttccgggttttccttctggctctagcctGGAGGCTTTTGTAGTAATTTCGACTTTAGGCTGGATCTGGTATCGGTGCCTGCTACGGCaaaagttcggcttggaatatttccgttttcaactccagtatcggttatactccaggttttttcttgtcatcatatggatgatataaataatccaaaagtaaatctatagcatgtaaaacataattttccagcaatattttccCTTCgtaaactgtttgtggccctgataagggccgcttttcgtaggtataattgtttaccaatttttttctctttgttgactagtggtggccctgataagggccgttttgcgtattATTTtagcatattttcgctctttaTAAACTAGTGGTGGCCCTGAAACTCGGGGAgcttactgcgtctgggtttcatagcttattcgtggtacatcatgcatatccgtttgtgtgctgcagctgttccgttCCAACGGTGTCATTTgaaaaaaagcgaacatgtagaagggactttattatttatccttcgtccttccttcacgttgtagcggcgaaaatattgtccgatattttggtagataactgtaggaatgaccgttggggacgatgagacaacttccgttttttacaaactcttgattagtaCTGCTaggtcatacataaaattatattacattttttatcttacaacattcgggaaactgaatatttacatcaaagacggcaaatatagcgatggagtggagttgggcatcaaatttactctctgagctcccacaataaggtcacaggcctgaaaatggagcgaacaatttaagccattttagggaagctaacgccacaaaCTTTTTCCCAATatttcctcttccttgatcttgcggtataattctttactttagttcacaactgcaaaaactcgtgcaagaatatcaggagaggtgtcaaaaaatgCGCTTTGGACTCAgaacgacgaatccgaaagcaaaaattaaaaaatctatTTCCGTCAAAAAATATtaccaaaaaacttaaaaatggcaccggagcgctccaaaaccgggggtagaatccatagtatttttgcgcagatcaCCTTTCTGCATTGATGGCCTTCGGtcgcgtttataaaaaattaccatgagagaccaaatctatatccgcgcaaaacacttttacccacagttttttttgtgggtacccaacaccatcaaaattacaacagccacatgaaatttttcaactttgtttgtaaatatatctggaaagaaataaaaatttcaatttccgttttcggattcatggtcctgggtccaaagcatatatacatgtattgaaaataaggtccactacaaaaaacatttagcaataggcGCCTTCTATTCTAAGCGAGCACGAAAAGAACACTCGCTTATTCATCGAATTACATTCAAAGCAACAACACTAACTCGGTTATTTTATCCAGTCCTCGCGAAGTCGGCTAATCAATAACCGAGTTGAGAGGTAGTgttgaaaatagaaaatattGCTCTATTGTGAATGAAGTTTAAAATACACCaaggaaattttttgacatatagaactatcgcagccaacttcactcaaaaagcgcaaaacaaaacaaaagaaaataaatcttttgttATTACATTTCattgcatatatattttatgctgCATAATGCCGCAACagccgggctatccaccacaacctggtccacctggttaTCCTCCACAACCTCAGCAGCCAGGtcatcctctacaacaaccagctgcaccaggtggttacatgggtcaaatcatgccaccaacacaacctggacaggcgccaatgcccaggcagccacccatgccgggtcaacccccaatacccagacgtcctggttataaggtatgctaatacaactaatatatttcaaatattgctgatgattgtttttctattattttctttagcagcacctgcacctggtactggtatatatcaacagccgcaacagtatgatgaAGCCCAACGccatttagatcccgatcagatgccaaatccgataaggtTATCTTTGAAAATCAAAATGGCGCTGGTTGTGCTTTTATTACTTatcaacagggtttattaccaccactggtgaccacaaaatatgtggtagaagatcagggtaactcctcgccacgttacgttaggtattgatattcgaaattaatgttttgtttggcaattacattgatctttctcgtttgcaggtcctctttgtattgcatacttgcaacagctgatttattaaaaacaacagctttgccctttacacttaccatctcaccaatggcacgaacggttgagggtgaatatgagccactcatgtccaacatcaatgcctcgcaatcaattgtggacgctgtacgcactacattgggtccacgcagtatggacaagcatattgttgattgcagtggtaaggccacaatttcaaatgatggtgcaaacattatgaaactattggatatccagccctaaaactctagtcgacatcgccaaatctcaagatgctgaggtaagttttttgttatattagaatgtgtagaataaaaatgtttctcttatcaggtcggcgatggcaccacttcaatAGTACTtgaagcaggtgaaatcttaaaacaagttaagccatatgtggaggaaggcgtgcatgcattaaagctatacgtaaagcattacaattatgcatgaccaaaatatgacatggctgtaaatgtcgaagcgccaatcaaaggaacaacaacgtgctttattggaaaaatgcgctgccacagcaatgtcctccaaacttattcatcaacaaaaagatttcttttctaaaatagttgtggacgctgtacttttcttAGTTGGACCCAAtgtcatacaaaaaatttaaatcgcattattaaatatagaataggaattcaaggctgagcgtgataaatctgaagtacgtattgataatgttcaagaatgctgaatggcgtattctgtacaataaactagctaagtaaggcgccattgttgtgttatctaaactaccaattggtgatgttggtacacagtatttttcAGGTTGTGATGtgttctgtgctgttcgtgtACCAGAAAAAGATTtggaacgtacaatgaaagcGTGTGGTGGTgatgttatgactacagctaatgatattaattcaagggTTTTGGGTcactgtgattactttgaagaacgtcaagttggtggtgaacgcttcaacattttccaaggtttgattttgggtttgacattgattttattttcatagtttataattatttaaggtttgcgttaatgctagaacatatacattgattttacgtggcggtgccgaacaatttttggaagaaactgagcttcgttacatgatgctatattTATTGTGCGgtgtacaattaaacatgattctgttgttgctggtaagtcaaaatacaaattgaaaaaatgtctaatcttagggcctattggggcccatctgtcttacagctgtgggcctacttgtcttgtctatgcgactgccctgcttctcggctctgggactgggttctttctgcctcttaaagcaggcttgtcgccttccgccgaacgttgcctcttcattctaccattcgacgcttcttcctcgtaccggttgcagaaccgagggtttctagcagcaaaccttttgaactgccttcgacttacagttcttggtcaccgacatcccgccgccctcctgtgaggcgaaacggcgtagatgccagtcctaaacagctccgcctcatagtcgggcgctatggagatcggctaagccctcacaccaacgacaaggtgcctaccctagtgagggagagattggggagatagctgtttattttattacaaagctcatcgatataggaaacaatagcataggcgtagaagcaatagtgactcctcctggtggtaaaggtagctattgatatgaagaagttaaacagaaatttgaatatgagtttttttttaagttattgcaaaaaagcgttgaggatttttaatatcttacgaggtaccttcgtacatgtttctaagaatgacgaatgagacctattcaaacttcgctatactttaacatacaataatttatcccattttaaaacaattatcattttttgattttattaaattttataaaatgtttcttcctctacagtgcAATTTACTTATTAGATGGTAAAGATGGCTTCGCATTATCTCCGTCAGTAAGTGTGACAAGGTGGCCACAGCGTGACTCGGAGCgtctcttcaatagctctctagtggtgatggtgacagcagagaaacccaactgtttacaaatgttacacttcaaaaagaatcaaaaatcaaatattttacctaaatttgaactttttatttggtgttcttaaaacttttttgagtatacaattttgtcaattttagtataacaaagtacaagttttatttttatattgcattgatttttgagtattttttttaccgaaaagtctttaaaattttctttcataaaaaaactgtttcacaatttgtatagaagaaaatctcaaacacccttcaaaaaacttcaaaaatcaacgagaattttgttatactaaaattgattttgctacaaaattgtatactccAAAAAAGCATAGAACCATAAATAAGAAGTTcaaaatttcggtaaatttttgcgtttttcgaaaacgttttcgatactgtttttcatagcttcagttaaaaaaaatcatggaagttttttcgtgtagtatcggaaataaaaaaagtatttaactGACGAAATGTATTAAGAATTgagactgctatttttctgttcgcaggtGTAAGTTCATTATCAAAATGTTTGATGTGTATTCATCTTAAAAACGTGTGCATAAAACACTgcctttcattttaaattgctttatatgttaggaaattgaagtacaaattaattttaatttctactagAAGTATGATATGTTTAAACGgttgttttttatgaaattggtggttttgaaaaaatttaaaaaagataggATCCGTaaattgccttatattttatgaaattgatgaacgaattaatttaaaaaattactaaatgtatgaaatgtttatgctgttatgttatgttgttatgaaagaaagtgaataaaacgattgaaaagttgccttaaagttttagcttttttttgtttaaaaacacattctatttagcatttagtatttttaataatagtGCATAACTATACAGATGAACCGTTTCTTTGCAGAGTGTCACAAGTACACTTTTCTATGTATCGAATTATTTAGATTGATTATAAACAACCGGTAGAGTTAGGTTACTCTATGTAGAGTTCAGTCTGGATTATAATCATGTTCAATTTTACGATTATTTTATTATCAACTGGACTCATATGTCAgtattattattaacaaaaaaactaaaaaagacatttcatatttttgccaatgatttagttaaattttttcgaatacgGTTTTAAGAATGCTTGCTTGAATGGAAATAACTGTAGCTTACCAAAATTGCaataagttcaatgatttcgaaaaTGTACTTGTGCCAATTTCAATAAACGGTTCAAATATTATATccacattagagatatacgccgccgataaacgccgccgccgtggtggacagtcgaactagtacgaaaactgaagctacgcggtcatccataatgggcTCTTATAACATAAGGCCGGAAAGCAACATTTCACATCTTtcaactttcattctaaaatatcgttttgatttaacgaagactattgaaatcaatgttgtgaacacaaacgtctgcaaactttggtctacattttaaaaatttgatccagggtccttgtaaaattttaattatgtagatgcgccgaggattatacgatacccatgtcgcaatgacatccacttagactgcttatgatttcgagggcggcatcattggccgaatagtcactccctaacgtttcaaggtgcttctctggtgtagctcggaagtaTAGCTCGAcagaagcatccgttggaaagtcttcggagctacaccaagAGCTTCTAGGACAGTGACGTCGATGAAGGTATGAGttggaagtcgcagtcctatagcctccgtgctgtcatatggtgtgagggtcaggtgtggtagcgactggtggtcgggattgctactgttcgcacatcgggaattgtagctcctaaaaacagccgaaaaatctGGAGGCTACATGTGCCACTAGAagcatgagtattaaaagaccactaatagcaaccgtaagtcgcctttgtgtgtgaccgccaaggagccacaaactacgccgaaatatacagacaaaagtgtgaccattttatgtatctcttccGAAATGGTCAaaccgttgatttccttaaataaatacaaacaaaacctttcctaaatatttatttaaatagaaagatcaagctttttaaagtaaaaatacCGGAGTacgccgccgctgccgccgccgataaaaggatcggcgtaaacctctaatccacATATACTTACGTAGTTGCTAACTAATTCTAAtctcttatttaaataattatatgggactgcatttattacagtttatataatgttatttaattttattttctgcttatcatttttgatttataaCTCATTAGTTTAACAAGGGTTGACAAATtgttatattattaaaaaaaaaataataatattttataaaatcatAGTACCATACAATCACTGGAGTCAACATCCATGCCACGTATAGGGGCTTCCTTAATGGTAGTACCAGCGTCACCATCATCATCGGTATCGTCGCTTGTGCtgcaaagttttttcaataaataaccaATTTGTATTTGACAAAAGCGTTTGGTGCCTTTAGCCATAGTTGACATTGATTTgatcttaaattttaaaatatatatgatagtaaaatgtatatatttatttttttcatgctAACCACTTACGACATTAAATGATGTGATTCTGTATCAAATAGTTGAAAAGGTTTTGCCTCCTGTCAAGTGCTTCATCAATACCGGATTCATCCCTTTCATCCTCAGTACCGAATAGGGTGTCTGTACTTTGTTCGTTCATGTCATACAAGTCGTCAAAAGAAATGCAAATGTTATGCAAAACGCATACGCTGACTACTATGTTAGTTATCATCTTAAGGTCAGTTTGCTCTGTAAACATTAAAAGCCTCCGAAATCTGCCTTTCAACAAACCAAATGCGTTTTCAACTACCATTCGTGTAGATGAAAGTATTTCGTTGAACTTTCTTTGCGCATCATTTAAATTTCCATAGTCTTTGAACGGTGATACTATCCACTTGTTCGAAGGATACGCGGAA is a genomic window of Eurosta solidaginis isolate ZX-2024a chromosome 4, ASM4086904v1, whole genome shotgun sequence containing:
- the LOC137249951 gene encoding protein transport protein Sec24C-like; translation: MKFKIHQGNFLTYRTIAANFTQKAQNKTKENKSFVITFHCIYILCCIMPQQPGYPPQPGPPGYPPQPQQPGHPLQQPAAPGGYMGQIMPPTQPGQAPMPRQPPMPGQPPIPRRPGYKGLLPPLVTTKYVVEDQGNSSPRYVRSSLYCILATADLLKTTALPFTLTISPMARTVEGEYEPLMSNINASQSIVDAVRTTLGPRSMDKHIVDCSGKATISNDGANIMKLLDIQP